A single genomic interval of Carassius gibelio isolate Cgi1373 ecotype wild population from Czech Republic chromosome A22, carGib1.2-hapl.c, whole genome shotgun sequence harbors:
- the LOC127943030 gene encoding Fc receptor-like protein 5, which produces MELSPLPLLLLLISNIFSQHTEEKPKATVSIKPAQHVFRGETVTLRCDVYSEGVTNWLYVWYKDTSGYASSKLQEHTFSSVTESDAGEYFCYGSERDRSRTSLLSDKVTLTVSVPRAVLSVSPQKWLTEGDSVTLICQVNGSSTGWTFSWFTQTVSSDNSNHYNRLSDSSRGAGGHYTVSSADLKHTGVYVCSAERGKPAYNSTYSNTQLLWVTGVSPPVSLIVSPSRTQHFSSVSLSLSCEEQSNSTGWRMRRYTDRLGLEDCSSSVWGTQAGSTCTISSTSTEDTGVYWCESESGEKTHPVNITVHLGVILESPVHPVTEGEKMTLRCLYHYLSPTNLRADFYKDGTLIQSQTTEMILSNVSKSHEGFYSCKHRERGESPKSWISVTASSRTSGSDLNPVIVGVTAGLTVLIIVILVLLWRYRNNKGGRSQSLSRVGQQKNSSQTSEKNQSEDVYTALTSGTAHIYDSLDATRNKDISTDIVSGRTVRKNNQDIEDLNEDDYYNTAKTKYM; this is translated from the exons ATGGAGCTCAGTCCACTTCCTCTTCTGCTCT TGCTGATCTCAAACATCTTCTCTCAACATACTGAAG AAAAACCAAAAGCCACAGTGAGCATCAAACCTGCTCAACAtgtgttcagaggagagacagtCACTCTCAGATGTGATGTATATAGTGAAGGAGTCACTAACTGGCTGTACGTCTGGTATAAAGACACTTCAGGCTATGCTTCCAGTAAACTACAGGAACACACATTCAGTTCTGTTACTGAGTCTGATGCAGGTGAATACTTCTGTTATGGatcagagagagacagatcaCGAACATCACTCCTCAGTGATAAAGTTACACTGACAGTATCAG TTCCCAGAGCAGTGTTAAGTGTTTCTCCACAGAAGTGGTTGACTgaaggagattcagtgactctgatctgtcaGGTTAATGGTTCCTCTACAGGCTGGACATTCAGCTGGTTCACTCAAACTGTCTCATCAG ACAACAGCAATCATTATAATCGTCTctcagacagcagcagaggagctggAGGACACTACACTGTCAGTTCTGCTGATCTAAAACACACAGGAGTTTATGTGTGTTCAGCAGAGAGAGGAAAACCAGCATATAACTCAACCTACAGCAACACACAGCTACTGTGGGTCACTG gtgtttctccTCCAGTCTCTCTGATCGTCAGTCCCAGCAGAACTCAACACTtctcatctgtctctctctctctgagctgtgaGGAGCAGAGTAACTCTACTGGATGGAGAATGAGAAGATACACAGACAGATTGGGGCTGGAAGATTGTTCATCATCAGTGTGGGGAACACAAGCAGGATCCACATGTACAATCAGCTCCACCAGCACAGAAGACACTGGAGTGTACTGGTGTGAGTCTGAATCTGGAGAGAAAACTCAtcctgttaatatcactgtacaCC ttggtgtgattctggagagtcCTGTTCATCCTGTGACTGAAGGAGAGAAAATGACTCTACGCTGTTTATATCATTATTTATCCCCAACAAACCTCAGAGCTGATTTCTATAAAGATGGGACACTCATCCAGAGTCAAACTACAGAGATGATCCTCTCTAATGTCTCAAAGTCACACGAGGGTTTCTACTCctgcaaacacagagagagaggagagtcaccgaagagctggatctcagtcacag CTTCCTCCAGAACATCAGGATCTGATCTCAATCCTGTGATAGTTGGAGTGACTGCTGGACTcacagttttgatcattgtcATCTTGGTCCTGCTGTGGCGCTACAGAAACAACAAAG GTGGAAgatctcagtctctctctcgtGTTGGTCAACAGAAGAACAGCAGTCAGACATCAGAGAAGAACCAGAGTGAAGACGTATATACAGCACTCACGTCTG GAACTGCTCATATTTATGACTCTCTTGATGCCACAAGAAATAAAGACATAAGCACAG